The Microbacterium trichothecenolyticum sequence TGCTCTTCCAGTGGTTCATCTCGTGACCCCGCGCCGACGCGCCGGCTGACGGCGGTCGTCGGCCCGCGATCAGAGGGCCGAGCGGGTGTGGATGTCGCTCTCGCCCGAGACGCCGTTGAGCTCGAGGTACACGCGTCCCTCGGTGCGGGTGAGGGTCGCGGTGCTGCGCCGTTCGATCGCGCCGCTCATCCGCTCGACGAAGCCTGCATCGAAACTGTGCAGCAGCACCTCGTCGCCGCGGTGGATGCGCTTGCCCGCCCAGGCCGCGGCGACCTTGTCGGGATCGCGGTGGGTGTACACGACGGTCCGCGCAGCCTTCATGCTGCCGGTGTGCAGGCGCGCGGCATCCGGAGCGCCGACTTCGATCCACGCAACGATCGAACCGGTGAGATCGTGCACGAGCACGGCGGGCTCGTCGGTCGCGGCGACGCCCTCGCTGAAGGCGATGCCCTCCTCGTACTCGAGGCAGTAGGCGAGCACGCGCGTGAGCATGTATAGGGCCGTCTCGGAGGGATGCCGCGCCACACGGATCGACAGTTCGTCGTACACGCCGCGATCCACGTCGGAGAGCTGCACGGTGAACGTGTGAATGGTTGCGCCGATAGCCACGAGGGTCGAGCCTACGTGACCGTGTGGCCGCCGAGCGCCCGGGTATCTCGGCTAGCGTCGAGGGATGCCGGACCCCCGCGCCCTCCGTATCGATGTCGGTCCCTTCCACCTCGCGCCGACGCCCGACGCCGGCACCTGGACCGCCTCGGCGGGCGATGACGCCGAGGCGCTGGCATCCGGGGTCACCGCGGGATGGCCGGAATGGGTCGCGCTCGCGCAGCGCGTGCTGCAGGCCGACGCGTGGTGGCGCGAGAACGAGGCGCGCGGCGACGCGTGGGACGAGGGGTTCGCGTCGGCGCGGGATGCCACGGCGGTGAACCCGTACCGGTGAGGCTCGGGCGTCTTATCGGGGCGCGTCGACGAGCACGAGGCTCTGCCGGGTGTCTGCGAGCTTGACCCACCCGTCACCGAAGAGGTACGTGATGCCATAGCCGTCGGCATCCTTCCCGATCGCCCACTCCGGGTTCTCGGTGACGTACGTGCCGGCGGTGCCGCTCTCTCGACGCCAGCCGGCGGCGACGAGTTCCTTCTCGGCTTTCGCCGCGTCGGCGTCGTCGATCTCCGCCCAGCCGAACATCTGCACGCGGTCGGTGGTGATCTTCTGGTCGCCCCACTTGCATTGGATGCCATTCTCGAGCTGGATGGCGCCGATGCGGAACGGTTCGGACTGCGAACTCCACCCGAGACTCTTGAAGTCGTCGGCGGTGGTCTTCGGGATGATGTTCTCGCAGGTGGGCTCTTCGTCGTCGACGTCGGCAGAGGGCGAGACATCGGGTGTGGACGCCGCGGGGGCTTCGACGGCCGGTGCGCTGCTCTGAGCGATCGGGGGAGCGGCAGGAGACGAGCAGCCGGCCAGCGTCGCGAGGGCGATCGCCCCGAAGACGAGGGTGAGCGGCGCGCGCCTCACCGGGCATCCTCGTGCAGCAACGTCAGGAACGCCTCGTGCAGCACACCGTTCGTGGCGAGCGACGACTCCGCGTCGAGGCGATCGGAGCCGTCGAACGCGGTGAACCGTCCGCCGGCTTCGCGCACGATGGGGGCGATCGCGGCGATGTCGTACTCCTTCACGCCGAATTCGGCGACGAGTTCGAGGCGTCCCTCGGCGAGCCACATGTACGGCAGGGCGTCGCCGTATGCGCGGTCGCGCCAGACCGCGCGAGCGAGCTTCTCGAGCGTCGGCACGAGGTCGACGTCATCCCACTGCTCGATGCTCTGGAAACTGATACTGGATGCCGAGATCTCCTCGACCCCGGAAACGTGGATGCGTCGCGTGTCGCCGGTGGCGGTGGTGGTCCACGCGCCGTGGCCCGTTGCGGCCCACCAGCGGCGTCCGATCGCCGGCTGGCTGACGACACCGACCTCAGGCACCCCGTCGACGGTGAGCGCGATCAGCGTCGCCCAGACGGGGATGCCGCGCATGTAGTTGTGCGTGCCGTCGATGGGATCGATGACCCAGCGGCGCGCGGTGTCGCCCGAGGTGCCGTACTCCTCGCCCAGGATCGCGTCGTCGGGACGTTCGGCATCGAGGATGCCGCGGATCGCCCGCTCTGTGGCGAGGTCGGCCTCGGTGACATGCGTGCGATCGGGCTTCGTGTCGACGCGCAGGTTGGCGGCGTCGAAGCGCTGCATGGCCACGGCGTCGGCCGCGTCGGCCAGACGAAGGGCCAGGACGAGGTCGTCGGTGAGGGTCGCGGCGGTCGCGGCGGGCTCTTCTGTGCGGGACACGGGTACAGGATAACCGGCGACCCTGAGCCGATTTGGTGCGGCAGCGTCACCCCTGGTAACGTAATCCCTCGGTTCGGAACGCGAGTTTCGTTCCACGGAACGCACCTCTAGCTCAATCGGCAGAGCAACTGACTCTTAATCAGTGGGTTCTGGGTTCGAGTCCCAGGGGGTGCACCGACGCCACAGAGGCCCTGACGGAGATTTCCCTCCGCCAGGGCCTCTGTGTTTCGCACGTGTCCCGCCGAGACGCGGGCGAGGGCCTCACGGCACCTGTACCAGCGGCGGGTGGGGCGAACGCCGACGCGGCGAGGCCCCGGAGGGCCCCGCCGCGTTACGGCGTTGATCTCAGGTCGCGTCGCCCACCAGCACCGCGGCGCCCTCGTCCGCGGCATCCGGGTGCGCGCTGTCGACGTGCGCGAGGGTGCGACGCCCGAGCACGATGCAGGCGGCGGCGATGAGAACCGACACGCCGGCCACGACGTAGGGCACGCCCGCGCCGGCGGCATGCCAGAGGAACGCGGCGAGCGGCGGGGCCACCGCTCCGCCGAGGAAGCGCACCGCCGAGTAGGCCGACGAGGCGACCGAGCGAGGCAGGTCGGTGGCTTCCATGACGGCTTCGGTCAGGGCGGTGTTGACGACGCCGAGCACGAGTCCGCCGACGACGATGCACGCCACCAGCGCGGCGGGGGAGTTCACCGCGAGCGCCGCGACGAGCAGGTCGATCGCGAGTAGCGGCAGGGCGAGCAGCAGGACCGAGGTGAGCCGCATGCGGCGCAGAAGGATCGGAGCGACCCACACGCTGGTGATGGCCAGACCCACGCCCCAGCCGAAGAACGTCAGGCCGATGCCCATCGCGCCGAAGCCGAGCGGGAAGGGTGAGAAGGCCAGCAGGGTGAAGAAGCCGATGTTGTAGAACAGGGCGGTCGCGGCGAGGACCGCCAACGCGGGGTTCCCCAGAGCCCGGAAGGGGGCGCTGAACGGGATGGGGGTACGCGCCGGCGACGGTCCGCGTAGCAGCACGAGCACGGCCACGAATGCGATCGCCATGAGCACCACCACGCCGAAGAACGGTCCGCGCCAGCTGGCCTCGCCCAGGAT is a genomic window containing:
- a CDS encoding YaeQ family protein, whose product is MAIGATIHTFTVQLSDVDRGVYDELSIRVARHPSETALYMLTRVLAYCLEYEEGIAFSEGVAATDEPAVLVHDLTGSIVAWIEVGAPDAARLHTGSMKAARTVVYTHRDPDKVAAAWAGKRIHRGDEVLLHSFDAGFVERMSGAIERRSTATLTRTEGRVYLELNGVSGESDIHTRSAL
- a CDS encoding inositol monophosphatase family protein, which translates into the protein MSRTEEPAATAATLTDDLVLALRLADAADAVAMQRFDAANLRVDTKPDRTHVTEADLATERAIRGILDAERPDDAILGEEYGTSGDTARRWVIDPIDGTHNYMRGIPVWATLIALTVDGVPEVGVVSQPAIGRRWWAATGHGAWTTTATGDTRRIHVSGVEEISASSISFQSIEQWDDVDLVPTLEKLARAVWRDRAYGDALPYMWLAEGRLELVAEFGVKEYDIAAIAPIVREAGGRFTAFDGSDRLDAESSLATNGVLHEAFLTLLHEDAR
- a CDS encoding MFS transporter, translated to MSSTTPSVWKQPAQVWAVAFACVVAFMGIGLVDPILPAIANSLKATPVETELLFTSYLVVTGLAMLVTSWISSRIGAKATLLVGLGLIVVFSLLCALSGSVDAVIGFRAGWGLGNALFISTALATIVGAASGGSSAAIILYEAALGLGIAVGPLLGGILGEASWRGPFFGVVVLMAIAFVAVLVLLRGPSPARTPIPFSAPFRALGNPALAVLAATALFYNIGFFTLLAFSPFPLGFGAMGIGLTFFGWGVGLAITSVWVAPILLRRMRLTSVLLLALPLLAIDLLVAALAVNSPAALVACIVVGGLVLGVVNTALTEAVMEATDLPRSVASSAYSAVRFLGGAVAPPLAAFLWHAAGAGVPYVVAGVSVLIAAACIVLGRRTLAHVDSAHPDAADEGAAVLVGDAT